The following proteins are encoded in a genomic region of Triticum dicoccoides isolate Atlit2015 ecotype Zavitan chromosome 1B, WEW_v2.0, whole genome shotgun sequence:
- the LOC119329092 gene encoding mitochondrial dicarboxylate/tricarboxylate transporter DTC-like gives MADAKQQQAAAPTGVWKTIKPFVNGGASGMLATCVIQPIDMIKVKIQLGEGSAAQVAKTMYANEGLGSFYKGLSAGLLRQATYTTARLGSFRVLTNKAIEANDGKPLPLVQKAFIGLTAGAIGACVGSPADLALIRMQADSTLPAAQRRHYKNAFHALYRITADEGVLALWKGAGPTVVRAMSLNMGMLASYDQSVELFRDKLGAGEYQTVIGASAISGFCAAACSLPFDYVKTQIQKMQPDATGKYPYTGSLDCAMQTLKTGGPFKFYSGFPVYCVRIAPHVMMTWLFLNQIQKYQKKIGI, from the exons ATGGCGGACGCGAAGCAGCAGCAGGCCGCGGCGCCCACCGGCGTCTGGAAGACGATCAAGCCATTCGTCAATGGCGGTGCCTCCGGGATGCTCGCCACCTGCGTCATCCAGCCCATCGACATGATCAAG GTGAAGATCCAGTTGGGTGAGGGATCTGCAGCTCAGGTCGCAAAGACCATGTATGCTAATGAGGGCCTTGGTTCCTTTTACAAG GGTTTGTCAGCTGGTTTACTAAGGCAAGCGACCTATACGACAGCTCGTCTTGGATCCTTCAG GGTTTTGACAAACAAAGCAATTGAGGCAAATGATGGGAAGCCATTGCCACTTGTTCAGAAAGCTTTTATTGGTCTGACTGCTGGAGCGATTGGCGCATGTGTGGGCAGTCCTGCTGATTTGGCACTCATTAGGATGCAAGCTGACTCGACCCTACCAGCAGCACAGCGGCGTCACTACAAGAATGCATTCCATGCACTCTACCGTATCACCGCTGATGAAGGCGTCCTTGCGCTTTGGAAGGGTGCAGGCCCAACTGTGGTGAGAGCCATGTCACTGAATATGGGTATGCTTGCGTCCTATGATCAAAGTGTTGAGCTGTTCAGAGACAAATTGGGTGCCGGAGAATATCAGACTGTTATTG GAGCCAGTGCCATTTCTGGATTCTGTGCGGCTGCTTGCAGTCTGCCCTTTGATTACGTGAAAACACAAATTCAGAAGATGCAACCTGATGCCACTGGCAAGTACCCATACACTGGGTCTTTGGACTGCGCCATGCAAACCTTGAAGACCGGTGGCCCATTTAAATTCTACTCCGGCTTCCCTGTATATTGTGTCAGGATCGCCCCGCATGTCATG ATGACGTGGCTCTTCTTGAATCAAATCCAGAAGTACCAGAAGAAGATCGGCATATAG